From Bacteroidales bacterium, the proteins below share one genomic window:
- a CDS encoding acyl-CoA thioesterase, whose protein sequence is MGYYFELEMEVRDYECDIQGIVNNAVYMNYLEHA, encoded by the coding sequence ATGGGTTACTATTTTGAACTGGAAATGGAAGTGCGCGATTATGAATGCGATATCCAGGGAATTGTCAATAATGCGGTTTATATGAATTACCTGGAGCACGCC